In Cuculus canorus isolate bCucCan1 chromosome 8, bCucCan1.pri, whole genome shotgun sequence, a single genomic region encodes these proteins:
- the TADA1 gene encoding transcriptional adapter 1 encodes MMATYVSELEAAKKSLSEALGENVKQYWANLKLWFKQKISKEEFDLEARRLLTQDNVHSHNDFLLAILTRCQILVSAPEGAGSLSWPGGSATKPGKPKGKKKISSVRQKFDHRFQPQNPLSGAQQFVAKDPQEDDDLKLCSHTMMLPTRGQLEGRMIVTAYEHGLDNVTEEAVTAVVYAVENHLKDILTSVISRRKAYRLRDGHFKYAFGSNVNPQPYLKNSVVAYNNLIECPPTCATPSAGQGLAPQPPPDDAEQQAALLLACSGDTLPASLPPVNMYDLFEALQVHKEVIPAHTVYALNIERTVMKLWHPNHEELQQDEIHRQRLAAKEGILLC; translated from the exons ATGATGGCGACTTACGTGAGCGAGCTGGAGGCGGCCAAGAAGAGCCTGAGCGAGGCGCTGGGCGAGAACGTGAAGCA GTACTGGGCCAACCTGAAGCTTTGGTTCAAGCAGAAGATCAGCAAGGAGGAGTTTGACCTGGAAGCACGGAGGCTTCTCACGCAAGACAACG TCCACTCTCACAACGATTTCCTTCTGGCTATTCTCACCCGATGCCAGATCCTGGTTTCTGCACCAG AAGGTGCTGGATCTCTGTCATGGCCTGGCGGCTCTGCAACTAAACCTGGAAAacccaaaggaaagaaaaagatttcttcagttCGACAGAAGTTTGAT CACCGGTTCCAGCCTCAGAATCCACTGTCTGGAGCCCAGCAGTTTGTGGCAAAGGATCCTCAGGAGGATGATGATCTGAAGCTGTGTTCTCATACCATGATGCTTCCTACACGTGGCCAGTTAGAGGGAAGGATGATTGTAACCGCGTATGAGCACGGGCTGGACAATGTCACGGAAGAGGCAGTGACTGCAGTTGTTTATGCTGTGGAG AACCACCTTAAGGATATTCTGACATCTGTGATATCCAGGCGGAAAGCCTATCGCCTTAGAGATGGCCATTTCAAATATGCCTTTGGGAGCAATGTTAACCCTCAGCCGTATCTGAAGAACAGTGTTGTTGCTTACAACAATCTAATTGAGTG CCCTCCAACCTGTGCAACACCTTCTGCTGGTCAGGGTCTGGCTCCCCAGCCACCGCCTGATGATGCCGAGCAGCAGGCGGCTCTGCTCCTCGCGTGTTCTGGAGACACCTTACCAGCATCCCTTCCGCCAGTGAACATGTATGACCTTTTTGAGGCATTACAG GTGCACAAAGAAGTTATTCCTGCGCACACTGTCTATGCTCTAAATATCGAGAGAACAGTCATGAAACTCTGGCATCCTAACCACGAGGAGCTACAGCAGGATGAAATCCATCGCCAGCGCCTGGCGGCAaaagaggggattctgctctgCTAG
- the PRDX6 gene encoding peroxiredoxin-6: MPGLLLGDEAPNFEADTTQGRIRFHDFLGDSWGILFSHPRDFTPVCTTELGRAAKLAAEFSKRNVKMIALSIDSVQDHLGWSKDINAYNGEQPEEKLPFPIIADANRELAVKLGMLDPDERDKDGMPLTARVVFIFGPDKKLKLSILYPATTGRNFDEILRVVDSLQLTAYKKVATPVDWKPGDSVMVVPTLPDEEAKKLFPKGVFTKDLPSGKKYLRYTPHPE; encoded by the exons ATgccggggctgctgctgggagacGAGGCGCCTAACTTCGAGGCCGACACTACGCAGGGCCGCATCCGCTTCCACGACTTCCTGGGAGACTC ATGGGGCATCCTCTTCTCCCACCCAAGGGACTTCACGCCTGTCTGCACGACAGAGCTTGGCCgggcagcaaagctggcagCTGAGTTCAGCAAGCGCAACGTGAAGATGATCGCCCTCTCCATCGACAGCGTCCAAGACCACCTTGGCTGGAGCAAG GATATCAACGCATACAATGGAGAACAGCCTGAGGAGAAACTCCCCTTCCCCATCATTGCTGATGCGAACCGGGAGCTCGCCGTCAAGCTGGGCATGCTGGATCCAGATGAGCGGGACAAGGACGGCATGCCCCTGACAGCACGTGTG GTGTTCATTTTTGGCCCAGATAAGAAACTGAAACTCTCCATCCTGTACCCAGCCACCACTGGGAGAAACTTTGATGAGATCTTGAGAGTAGTGGACTCCCTGCAGCTGACGGCGTACAAGAAGGTCGCTACCCCTGTGGACTGGAAG CCTGGCGACAGTGTCATGGTCGTGCCCACCTTACCTGATGAGGAAGCAAAGAAGCTCTTTCCCAAAGGAGTTTTCACGAAGGACCTCCCGTCAGGCAAGAAATACCTGCGTTACACCCCACATCCGGAGTGA